The following are encoded in a window of Chthoniobacterales bacterium genomic DNA:
- a CDS encoding arsenate reductase ArsC, giving the protein MKQKILFICVHNSARSQMAEAWLNHLCGEFFTAESAGLEAGTINPLVIEAMQEAKIDLSGKRTQEVFEVWKSGRIFQYVVTVCSEAEAEGCPIFPGITTRLHWPFPDPSKLTGTDAEKLAAIRKIRDEIRSKIEVWCEEKCPKALAPAP; this is encoded by the coding sequence ATGAAACAAAAAATTCTCTTTATCTGTGTCCACAACAGCGCTCGCAGCCAGATGGCCGAAGCGTGGCTCAATCATCTTTGCGGCGAATTCTTCACGGCTGAGAGCGCGGGGCTTGAAGCCGGCACGATCAATCCGCTGGTCATCGAGGCGATGCAGGAAGCCAAAATCGATCTTTCCGGCAAGCGGACCCAGGAGGTTTTTGAGGTATGGAAGTCAGGCAGGATATTTCAATACGTGGTGACTGTTTGCAGCGAAGCGGAAGCCGAGGGCTGTCCGATCTTCCCCGGAATCACCACCCGCCTGCACTGGCCATTTCCTGATCCTTCCAAACTCACGGGCACCGACGCGGAAAAGTTGGCCGCGATCAGAAAAATTCGGGACGAGATTCGCTCGAAGATTGAAGTCTGGTGCGAAGAGAAGTGTCCGAAGGCTCTGGCCCCCGCGCCATGA
- a CDS encoding aquaporin codes for MTEAGLLKKCAAEAIGTFALVFAGTGAIIINQVSDGAITHVGIALTFGLVVLAMIYTLGDISGAHINPAVTLGFWFARRLPGRTVPPYVASQGAGALVASGLMRVLFPASALLGATRPAGAEWQSFILEVLLAALLMFVILGVSTGAREKGITAGIVVGSVIALEAMFAGPISGASMNPARSLGPAVVSGQLTSLWIYLLAPVIGAAIGVAGCCCVREPGCCARVAPTE; via the coding sequence ATGACAGAAGCGGGGCTATTGAAGAAATGTGCGGCCGAAGCGATCGGCACGTTCGCCCTGGTTTTCGCCGGCACCGGCGCAATCATCATAAATCAGGTATCGGACGGCGCGATTACGCACGTCGGCATCGCACTCACTTTCGGCCTGGTGGTCCTCGCGATGATCTACACGCTGGGCGACATTTCCGGGGCGCACATTAACCCGGCCGTGACGCTCGGTTTTTGGTTCGCCCGTCGATTGCCCGGCCGAACCGTGCCGCCTTATGTCGCCAGCCAAGGCGCCGGCGCATTGGTTGCCAGCGGCCTGATGCGTGTTCTTTTTCCAGCGAGCGCGCTGCTCGGCGCCACCCGGCCAGCGGGCGCGGAATGGCAGTCGTTCATTCTCGAGGTCCTTCTCGCGGCCCTGTTGATGTTTGTCATCCTTGGCGTTTCCACTGGCGCGCGGGAGAAGGGAATTACGGCGGGGATTGTGGTTGGTTCCGTGATCGCTCTGGAAGCAATGTTCGCCGGCCCCATTTCCGGCGCATCGATGAATCCTGCTCGCTCGCTTGGTCCCGCGGTTGTTTCGGGGCAGCTTACGTCTCTCTGGATTTATCTTCTCGCTCCGGTGATCGGCGCCGCCATTGGCGTGGCGGGTTGCTGTTGTGTTCGCGAGCCAGGCTGCTGCGCCCGCGTTGCCCCAACCGAGTAG
- a CDS encoding GDCCVxC domain-containing (seleno)protein, which produces MLLRSKIITPQLLTRQEEGRLVLRSVITCPHCGHRAEEEMPTNACLFFYDCLACHARLKPKAGDCCVFCSYGSVLCPPAGMSQVGCSSPGRSFKTATIDGA; this is translated from the coding sequence ATGCTGCTGCGAAGCAAAATCATAACGCCGCAATTATTGACAAGGCAAGAAGAGGGCCGCCTGGTTCTCCGTTCGGTCATCACCTGTCCACATTGCGGTCACCGCGCGGAGGAAGAGATGCCGACGAATGCCTGTTTGTTCTTCTATGATTGCCTCGCCTGTCACGCGCGGTTGAAGCCGAAAGCGGGAGACTGCTGCGTTTTTTGTAGCTACGGCTCCGTCCTTTGTCCGCCGGCCGGGATGAGTCAGGTGGGATGTTCAAGTCCAGGCCGGAGTTTCAAAACAGCGACAATCGACGGGGCATAG
- a CDS encoding NAD(P)H-dependent oxidoreductase: MKPNDENGHLPVSERPFRILIISGSNRRQYNCPGVDSKARTLMLRMAERLPQEWEIDYEDLGNVYGRARIQSCNACVSTSMALCVWPCNCYEKGSRKEPDLMWELDLYARLDLADAWAILGPINWYAPTSSLKLMFDRLVCMNGGNPREETIEHKNPELAMQLERTPEWQAMSLNHLEGRTAGFFCYGDGGGDELDSEGRPKVLKHAHKHYFDPEKEPFENDRESYAPLVWQCRYGGVEVPEELWSYVEFGKGEKYSENQAEDLPRHDTALEELDAWTDRFAAFVRRKGKVEPGKYRAFGYKAPGHFLRDVKLAWRDVRMRVGKPPEGSSPEEQQKLGLNQDVTISPAKSEGEKLRE; encoded by the coding sequence ATGAAGCCTAATGACGAAAATGGTCATTTGCCAGTAAGCGAACGGCCCTTCCGGATCCTCATCATCAGCGGCTCGAACCGGCGGCAATACAACTGTCCGGGGGTCGATTCGAAGGCGCGGACCCTGATGTTGCGAATGGCGGAGCGATTGCCGCAGGAATGGGAGATCGATTACGAAGATCTCGGCAACGTTTACGGCCGGGCCCGCATCCAGAGCTGCAACGCCTGTGTCTCGACTTCCATGGCACTCTGCGTCTGGCCCTGCAATTGTTACGAGAAAGGGAGCAGGAAAGAGCCCGACCTCATGTGGGAGCTCGATTTGTATGCGCGGCTCGATCTGGCAGACGCCTGGGCGATCCTGGGCCCGATCAATTGGTACGCGCCTACCAGCAGTTTGAAGCTGATGTTCGACCGGCTTGTTTGCATGAACGGCGGCAACCCGCGGGAAGAAACGATCGAGCACAAGAACCCCGAGCTCGCCATGCAGCTCGAGCGGACGCCGGAGTGGCAGGCGATGAGCCTGAACCATCTCGAAGGCCGCACTGCCGGCTTTTTTTGTTATGGCGATGGCGGCGGCGACGAGCTGGACAGTGAAGGCCGGCCCAAAGTGCTGAAGCACGCGCACAAACATTACTTCGATCCGGAAAAGGAGCCGTTCGAGAACGACCGCGAAAGCTATGCGCCTCTCGTCTGGCAATGCCGCTACGGCGGGGTCGAAGTACCGGAGGAGTTGTGGAGTTACGTCGAGTTCGGCAAAGGCGAAAAGTACAGCGAAAACCAGGCGGAAGATTTGCCACGGCACGACACGGCCCTTGAGGAACTGGACGCCTGGACGGACCGCTTCGCCGCCTTCGTTCGCCGGAAAGGCAAGGTCGAGCCAGGCAAATACCGCGCCTTCGGCTACAAAGCGCCCGGCCATTTCCTGCGCGACGTGAAACTTGCCTGGCGCGACGTCCGAATGCGCGTGGGCAAACCACCCGAAGGATCGTCACCCGAGGAACAACAGAAACTTGGTTTGAATCAGGACGTGACCATCAGCCCCGCCAAGAGCGAGGGCGAAAAGCTGCGCGAGTAA
- a CDS encoding TIGR04283 family arsenosugar biosynthesis glycosyltransferase: MGEPSLSIILPVLNEARLLGDFLRHVRNVAPDAEIIVADGGSTDESATIARSLADVVVTTAAGRGLQMNAGAAFARGEVLWFVHADLQLPTNAPGEIENALRDPLVVGGCFRLRFPRRPMIYRVSDSLGNLGVDVFGFALGDHAIFCRRQGFEKTGGYRDLPILEDAELYLALRRLGRMKQLRPFVHCSPRAYERYGPYRTTASYFLILLLYVLGVPIARLHVIYRWLRRERVAGQEATFAPAPQR, from the coding sequence ATGGGCGAGCCCTCTCTTTCCATCATCCTGCCGGTCCTGAACGAGGCCCGGTTGCTTGGAGATTTCCTGCGTCACGTGCGCAACGTCGCGCCCGACGCCGAAATCATCGTGGCCGACGGCGGCAGCACGGATGAATCGGCGACCATCGCCCGATCGCTCGCGGACGTTGTGGTGACGACCGCCGCCGGTCGCGGCCTGCAAATGAATGCTGGCGCGGCGTTCGCGCGTGGTGAGGTCCTCTGGTTTGTCCACGCGGATCTGCAATTGCCCACGAACGCGCCCGGAGAGATCGAGAATGCACTGCGTGATCCGCTCGTGGTGGGCGGTTGTTTTCGACTGCGTTTTCCGCGGCGGCCGATGATCTATCGGGTCAGCGACTCGTTAGGTAACCTGGGCGTGGATGTCTTTGGTTTCGCGCTCGGAGACCACGCCATCTTTTGTCGGCGTCAGGGTTTTGAAAAGACCGGCGGTTATCGTGATCTGCCGATCCTGGAAGACGCGGAGCTTTACCTCGCGCTGCGCCGCCTCGGCCGCATGAAGCAACTGCGCCCGTTCGTCCATTGCAGCCCGCGCGCGTATGAGCGTTACGGTCCGTATCGAACAACGGCATCCTACTTTCTCATTCTTCTCCTTTATGTGCTCGGGGTCCCGATCGCCCGCTTGCATGTGATCTACCGGTGGTTGCGCCGGGAAAGAGTTGCGGGACAGGAGGCGACGTTCGCGCCGGCGCCGCAGCGATGA
- a CDS encoding sterol desaturase family protein has protein sequence MKPIPLLDYGGTSLFVALFALLFWLQMRDSLRRPRYSAFARALRNLAFSAPGFAIFRLAMIPIPLAVAAWAEQRGVGLFHWLHLPPWAAGILGFFVMDWAYYWWHYANHLVPFFWRFHNVHHTDLDLDVSTAARFHFGEIILSVPFRVLVVGLFGIPFFALLIFEIVFESATLFHHSNWRLPLGLERLLNQVIVTPRMHGIHHSIVQRETNSNWGTIFCWWDKLHRTLRRDIAQNEITIGVAAYRDERELALVKLWALPFRKQRDWRLPDGNIPAREPRNLRELQP, from the coding sequence ATGAAGCCCATCCCACTCCTGGATTATGGCGGCACGTCGCTCTTCGTGGCGCTGTTTGCCCTTCTGTTTTGGCTGCAAATGCGCGATTCCTTGCGACGCCCGCGCTATTCCGCTTTCGCGCGCGCGTTGCGCAACCTCGCCTTCTCCGCTCCGGGATTTGCCATTTTCCGGCTGGCGATGATTCCGATCCCGCTCGCCGTTGCCGCCTGGGCCGAGCAGCGGGGCGTCGGGTTATTCCATTGGTTGCATCTTCCGCCCTGGGCGGCCGGCATCCTCGGGTTTTTCGTCATGGATTGGGCCTATTACTGGTGGCATTACGCCAATCATCTCGTGCCGTTCTTCTGGCGTTTTCACAACGTGCATCACACCGATCTCGACCTCGACGTTAGCACCGCGGCGCGCTTCCACTTCGGCGAGATTATCCTTTCGGTGCCGTTTCGCGTTCTCGTCGTTGGGCTCTTCGGCATTCCGTTTTTCGCGCTTCTCATCTTCGAAATCGTGTTTGAATCAGCGACCCTGTTTCACCATTCGAACTGGCGTCTCCCGCTCGGACTGGAACGCCTGCTCAACCAGGTGATTGTGACCCCGCGCATGCACGGCATCCATCATTCCATCGTGCAGCGCGAGACCAACTCGAACTGGGGCACGATTTTCTGCTGGTGGGATAAGCTGCATCGCACCCTGCGCCGGGACATCGCGCAGAATGAAATCACAATTGGCGTCGCCGCCTATCGCGATGAACGTGAGCTCGCGCTCGTGAAGCTGTGGGCGTTGCCCTTTCGCAAACAGCGCGACTGGCGATTGCCGGATGGCAATATCCCGGCGCGCGAACCGCGCAACCTGAGAGAGCTCCAACCCTGA
- the arsS gene encoding arsenosugar biosynthesis radical SAM (seleno)protein ArsS (Some members of this family are selenoproteins.), producing MNGGQNFAQTLADHSMVLRRARTDVLQVNVGKLCNLTCVHCHVNAGPKRKEIMTRETIDRVIDWLAKTDIPKVDITGGAPEMVPGFRYLVERVKALDRHVMDRCNLTILLEPGYEGLAAFLAHHEVEVIASMPCYSAANVNAQRGEGVFEASIKALQLLNSLGYGAEPGLPLHLVYNPNGAFLPGPQAELEADYKRELKEHFGIVFNNLYTITNLPIARFASYLRNNNLFVDYLLLLKEAFNPATVEGLMCRNTLSVGWTGQVFDCDFNQMLNMQWDEGGRGLYLWDIDPAAIENRPILVGDHCFGCTAGAGSSCGGALV from the coding sequence ATGAACGGCGGGCAGAACTTTGCGCAAACCCTGGCCGATCACTCAATGGTCCTGCGGCGCGCCCGGACCGACGTGCTCCAGGTCAACGTGGGCAAGCTTTGCAACCTCACCTGCGTGCACTGCCACGTAAACGCCGGTCCGAAGCGGAAGGAAATCATGACGCGTGAGACGATCGACCGGGTAATCGATTGGCTGGCGAAGACAGACATTCCGAAGGTGGACATCACCGGCGGCGCCCCGGAGATGGTGCCCGGCTTCCGCTATCTCGTTGAGCGCGTAAAGGCGCTCGATCGACACGTAATGGATCGGTGCAACCTCACGATCCTGCTCGAGCCAGGCTACGAAGGTCTGGCGGCGTTCCTCGCGCATCATGAAGTAGAAGTGATCGCTTCGATGCCCTGCTATTCCGCAGCCAACGTCAATGCGCAGCGCGGTGAAGGGGTATTTGAGGCGAGCATCAAAGCGCTCCAGCTCTTGAACTCGCTCGGCTACGGCGCCGAGCCCGGGCTGCCGCTTCACCTCGTCTACAATCCGAACGGTGCGTTCCTGCCCGGCCCGCAGGCTGAGCTCGAAGCCGATTACAAGCGGGAGTTGAAGGAGCATTTCGGCATCGTGTTCAACAATCTCTACACGATCACCAATCTGCCTATCGCGCGTTTCGCTTCCTACCTGAGGAATAACAATCTCTTTGTCGATTACCTGCTGTTACTGAAGGAGGCGTTCAATCCCGCCACCGTGGAAGGGTTGATGTGCCGGAATACTCTCAGCGTGGGCTGGACCGGCCAGGTGTTCGATTGCGACTTTAACCAGATGCTCAACATGCAGTGGGACGAGGGCGGGCGGGGCCTGTATCTGTGGGACATTGATCCTGCGGCAATCGAGAACCGCCCGATCCTGGTCGGAGACCATTGTTTCGGCTGCACCGCCGGAGCTGGATCCAGCTGCGGCGGCGCACTGGTTTGA